In Megachile rotundata isolate GNS110a unplaced genomic scaffold, iyMegRotu1 scaffold0089, whole genome shotgun sequence, a single genomic region encodes these proteins:
- the LOC143266199 gene encoding uncharacterized protein LOC143266199 has protein sequence MFLLSQKLDRTTHLAWETSLAKSREIPSFQQLADVLENRIQALDAAQIPESLIRSSPQAKDVAPKIKGESSAKKTHSTIYAASAKNLTSRKCLSCSGTHNISYCTKFKALSASKRKDRAIQLKACLNCLNAGHEMAKCPSQQGCLACGKRHHTLLHEAMLLPGSTVSHASMVQRPSEDEDLFATNRGVALLATARVKVEAPSGDSIEVRALLDTGSDTSLVSQWVVQTLRLPRRAVQVAISGVQDREAGAATSEVQFSVRSKLQKDFTLPVRALVLQRLTSLIPSQQMDNKNWHHLRGVTQADPGFGIPSRVDLILGADVCGALFLDQTRSGQPGTPVGKLTPFGWVLLGPTSRRQAGIGSVARTYHCRCDDTTEQLLQRFWEVEELPNRSPLLPEEENCERHFKDTHSRDESGRYCVRLPFKQDPSSALTSTQAMALKFLLSCERRLASNPQLAEGYRAFMGEYLDLDHMEPVMDLEKKTNAYYLPHHAVVKRHDPSAKLRVVFNASFPTSTGNSLNDCLCTGPKLQADLWLVLARWRLFRNVFTSDIVKMYRQIRVHTLDRQWQRILWRKKPDEPVQDYDLSTVTYGTSCAPFLALRVLQQLAEDEKGRFPSGAIVVKRHTYVDDILAGADDEGLLQDLKKEVVAIFEAGAFHLAKWASNTPSLQEKGQSEECLFQEASGIGTLGVLWSPKTDSFSLRWPVCSTR, from the exons ATGTTTTTATTAAGTCAGAAACTTGACAGAACCACTCACTTGGCCTGGGAGACGTCCCTCGCGAAAAGCCGAGAAATCCCGTCCTTCCAGCAATTGGCGGATGTCCTCGAGAACCGGATACAGGCTTTGGACGCTGCTCAGATCCCGGAATCGTTGATCAGATCCTCCCCGCAAGCCAAAGACGTTGCGCCTAAAATTAAAGGAGAGTCGAGCGCGAAGAAGACACACTCAACGATCTACGCAGCATCGGCAAAAAATCTGACATCTCGGAAGTGCCTCTCGTGCAGCGGAACCCACAACATAAGCTACTGCACAAAATTCAAAGCACTCTCCGCCTCGAAGCGAAAGGATCGAGCCATTCAATTAAAGGCGTGTCTCAATTGCCTAAACGCAGGCCATGAAATGGCGAAATGCCCTTCGCAACAGGGTTGTCTGGCGTGCGGAAAGCGTCACCACACGTTACTCCACGAGGCGATGCTTCTCCCTGGCTCAACGGTGTCTCACGCATCGATGGTACAACGGCCTTCCGAGGATGAAGATCTCTTCGCCACAAACCGGGGAGTTGCGCTACTCGCCACCGCGAGGGTCAAGGTGGAGGCGCCATCGGGGGACTCCATTGAAGTTCGGGCGCTGCTGGATACCGGCTCCGACACGTCCCTCGTAAGCCAATGGGTCGTACAAACTTTACGCTTGCCACGGCGGGCGGTTCAAGTGGCCATCTCGGGGGTGCAGGATAGGGAAGCCGGCGCAGCGACCAGTGAGGTTCAATTTTCGGTGCGCTCCAAGCTACAAAAGGACTTCACACTTCCCGTGCGCGCCCTGGTGCTCCAGCGTCTGACCTCGCTGATACCGTCCCAGCAGATGGACAACAAAAATTGGCATCATCTACGCGGCGTTACACAGGCTGATCCTGGCTTCGGTATACCATCCCGAGTGGACCTTATACTCGGCGCGGATGTTTGTGGAGCTCTCTTCCTGGACCAAACTCGAAGCGGACAGCCAGGTACCCCAGTGGGAAAATTGACGCCTTTCGGTTGGGTTTTACTAGGTCCCACCTCCAGACGCCAGGCTGGGATTGGCTCTGTCGCTCGGACGTATCATTGCCGTTGCGACGACACCACGGAACAACTACTCCAACGATTTTGGGAGGTGGAGGAACTTCCCAATCGATCGCCCTTGTTGCCCGAGGAGGAGAATTGCGAACGCCATTTCAAGGACACGCACTCCCGAGATGAAAGCGGACGGTACTGCGTACGCTTACCTTTCAAGCAGGATCCCAGCAGCGCTTTGACGTCGACGCAAGCTATGGCTTTAAAATTCCTGTTGAGCTGCGAGCGTCGATTGGCCTCCAACCCCCAACTGGCGGAGGGTTATCGGGCCTTTATGGGGGAATACCTCGACCTCGACCACATGGAGCCCGTCATGGATTTAGAGAAGAAGACCAACGCCTATTACCTGCCGCATCACGCCGTGGTGAAGCGCCACGACCCTTCGGCCAAGCTGCGCGTCGTCTTCAACGCCTCATTTCCGACATCTACGGGAAATTCTCTAAATGACTGCTTGTGCACGGGCCCGAAACTTCAGGCGGATCTGTGGCTCGTACTTGCTCGCTGGAGACTATTCCGAAACGTATTCACCTCGGATATCGTCAAAATGTATCGCCAGATTAGGGTGCACACTCTGGACCGACAATGGCAACGCATCCTGTGGAGGAAAAAACCAGATGAACCAGTTCAAGATTACGATTTATCTACAGTCACTTACGGGACATCCTGTGCTCCGTTTCTGGCTCTTCGGGTGCTTCAGCAGCTGGCCGAAGACGAGAAAGGAAGGTTTCCATCGGGGGCAATCGTCGTCAAGCGTCACACCTACGTTGACGACATACTGGCGGGGGCGGACGACGAGGGACTGCTGCAGGATTTAAAAAAGGAGGTCGTCGCCATCTTCGAGGCAGGGGCGTTCCACTTGGCGAAATGGGCTTCCAACACCCCGAGCCTGCAAGAAAAGGGTCAGTCCGAAGAATGTCTCTTCCAGGAGGCCTCTGGAATCGGGACGCTTGGGGTGCTCTGGAGCCCCAAAACCGATTCATTTTCACTCCGG TGGCCAGTCTGTTCGACCCGCTAG